Proteins encoded within one genomic window of Triticum aestivum cultivar Chinese Spring chromosome 2D, IWGSC CS RefSeq v2.1, whole genome shotgun sequence:
- the LOC123054859 gene encoding probable glutathione S-transferase GSTF1 isoform X2 — MAPVKVFGPAAFANVARVLVCLEEVGADYEVVDIDFMALEHKSPEHLTRNPFGQIPAFQDGDLILFESRAISKYVIHKYKMNEANLMREGNLKEAIMVDIWTEVEAHTYNPALSPVVYECLFNPLLQGIPTNQKVVDESLEKLKKVLEMYEEHLSKHKYLAGDFISFADLNHFPYTFYFMATPHAVLFDSYPHVKAWWESLVARPSIKKLGASMAALTT, encoded by the exons ATGGCGCCGGTGAAGGTGTTCGGGCCGGCGGCGTTTGCTAACGTGGCCCGGGTGCTAGTGTGCCTGGAGGAGGTCGGCGCCGACTACGAGGTCGTCGACATAG ATTTCATGGCCCTGGAGCACAAGAGCCCCGAGCACCTCACCAGAAAC CCGTTCGGGCAAATCCCTGCTTTCCAGGATGGCGATCTGATCCTCTTCG AGTCACGCGCAATTTCAAAGTACGTGATCCACAAGTACAAGATGAATGAAGCCAATCTGATGAGGGAAGGTAACTTGAAAGAAGCCATAATGGTGGACATATGGACCGAGGTCGAGGCACACACCTACAACCCAGCCCTCTCGCCGGTCGTGTATGAGTGCCTCTTTAACCCGCTCTTGCAAGGCATACCCACCAACCAAAAGGTGGTGGATGAAAGCCTGGAAAAGCTGAAAAAGGTGCTGGAGATGTACGAGGAGCATTTGTCCAAACACAAGTACTTGGCGGGGGATTTCATTAGTTTTGCGGATCTCAACCATTTCCCCTACACTTTCTATTTCATGGCAACTCCTCACGCAGTCCTATTCGACTCATACCCTCACGTGAAGGCGTGGTGGGAGAGCCTCGTGGCAAGGCCGTCAATCAAGAAGCTTGGCGCAAGCATGGCTGCACTTACGACATGA
- the LOC123054859 gene encoding probable glutathione S-transferase GSTF1 isoform X1, with translation MAPVKVFGPAAFANVARVLVCLEEVGADYEVVDIDFMALEHKSPEHLTRNPFGQIPAFQDGDLILFESRAISKYVIHKYKMNEANLMREGNLKEAIMVDIWTEVEAHTYNPALSPVVYECLFNPLLQGIPTNQKVVDESLEKLKKVLEMYEEHLSKHKYLAGDFISFADLNHFPYTFYFMATPHAVLFDSYPHVKAWWESLVARPSIKKLGASMAALTT, from the exons ATGGCGCCGGTGAAGGTGTTCGGGCCGGCGGCGTTTGCTAACGTGGCCCGGGTGCTAGTGTGCCTGGAGGAGGTCGGCGCCGACTACGAGGTCGTCGACATAGATTTCATGGCCCTGGAGCACAAGAGCCCCGAGCACCTCACCAGAAAC CCGTTCGGGCAAATCCCTGCTTTCCAGGATGGCGATCTGATCCTCTTCG AGTCACGCGCAATTTCAAAGTACGTGATCCACAAGTACAAGATGAATGAAGCCAATCTGATGAGGGAAGGTAACTTGAAAGAAGCCATAATGGTGGACATATGGACCGAGGTCGAGGCACACACCTACAACCCAGCCCTCTCGCCGGTCGTGTATGAGTGCCTCTTTAACCCGCTCTTGCAAGGCATACCCACCAACCAAAAGGTGGTGGATGAAAGCCTGGAAAAGCTGAAAAAGGTGCTGGAGATGTACGAGGAGCATTTGTCCAAACACAAGTACTTGGCGGGGGATTTCATTAGTTTTGCGGATCTCAACCATTTCCCCTACACTTTCTATTTCATGGCAACTCCTCACGCAGTCCTATTCGACTCATACCCTCACGTGAAGGCGTGGTGGGAGAGCCTCGTGGCAAGGCCGTCAATCAAGAAGCTTGGCGCAAGCATGGCTGCACTTACGACATGA